The proteins below come from a single Cryptococcus gattii WM276 chromosome D, complete sequence genomic window:
- a CDS encoding uncharacterized protein (Similar to SGTC gene model, INSD accession EAL19017.1), giving the protein MVPSTRSTSKSPDSVTHNTFLVPESSLLPTTSVGNYTNSHSNTPTFGISHTDANLDNSEGPKAVTNAIFNSDPRVETYPEPSAPKYEVRLFGLSQADTMLTLTISNFGSFDQLLCHPYSTNLQWAQVWVSSEADVARCLGLKGCLAPSGITLMRAPSTSPPQAQGISTVTTPELKTANASFELKTPPTPLPAPPAAFSSVYSADCTSSNPSPFDSGSSSIQNSGSALVCANGFNMTSLSDSLSSLTLDMNQRANSGLGYRHVDPQGPLPRNLYVMGLPLDMTQIQFKALFTPFGMVEHSTLLSQLDGMGRRRGFVLMSTHQEAVEAMRAMNCTWHAGFKLDVSWALIQREAKHFGPSNIMPNRVVHPPTVSIRRESMEECTVVVDNLDPTYFPDSASTRDIFNHFGPVSRTHILSSNPFKILIQFDHAVSATALVAANGLNLGGRPLVARRYVGAINCTLNSANAKMPQSASMTMPVARTAFDPFGQQLGPPQHQAQSHVQHSVPFPLNDLASPLSRMTTRRGSEPFYLSSLAQFEVFQPDPPQTLARPLLSYQARPQSQPVSNPKFQQSEQSDVLQVQKWQQFNPFTAFMEPTGEMNTHNRFGLGAKLTGNSSNGKSDGNGKSALTESKSFGTSISINTLKSDLFAPLPWHPIGDNKRTINEALKETNSLTTLQNGPHQQQDPLGLNKAAVKIGLDVQDENKRPVTNATGSMAPLGNTAVECGGLGVRGMQDRWQVSPDWWQVLFLSL; this is encoded by the exons ATGGTCCCATCTACACGTTCCACATCCAAGTCACCCGACTCTGTAACTCATAATACATTTCTCGTTCCCGAGTCAAGCCTTCTGCCTACTACCAGTGTAGGCAATTATACCAATAGTCATTCGAATACGCCCACATTTGGAATCTCGCACACTGATGCCAATCTTGACAATAGTGAAGGACCAAAAGCTGTGACAAACGCGATCTTCAACTCAGACCCCAGGGTTGAGACCTATCCTGAACCGTCAGCTCCCAAGTATGAAGTGAGACTCTTCGGACTTAGCCAAGCTG ATACAATGCTGACATTGACCATTAGTAACTTCGGATCATTTGATCAACTTCTTTGCCACCCATA CTCCACCAATCTACAATGGGCTCAAGTCTGGGTTTCGTCGGAGGCAGATGTCGCGAGATGTTTAGGGTTGAAGGGATGTTTGGCGCCTAGTGGAAT CACTCTTATGAGAGCACCATCAACCAGTCCCCCACAAGCTCAAGGCATTTCGACTGTGACCACGCCTGAACTTAAAACTGCCAATGCTTCTTTCGAGCTCAAGACGCCTCCTACACCTCTCCCAGCACCACCTGCGGCCTTTAGCTCAGTTTACAGCGCTGATTGCACTTCTTCTAATCCATCTCCGTTTGACTCTGGTTCTTCTTCTATTCAGAACAGTGGCTCTGCACTCGTCTGTGCAAATGGTTTCAACATGACAAGCCTCAGCGATAGCCTTTCGAGTCTCACTTTGGACATGAACCAACGAGCCAATTCTGGTCTGGGTTATAGGCATGTTGACCCTCAGGGACCCTTGCCGAGAAATCTATATGTGATGGGGTTACCTCTGGACATGACTCA GATCCAGTTTAAAGCCTTATTCACACCGTTTGGAATGGTGGAGCATTCGACTTTGCTTTCTCAACTGGATGGAATGGGACGTAGACG AGGTTTTGTCCTTATGTCAACTCACCAAGAAGCGGTGGAGGCTATGCGTGCCATGAACTGCACCTGGCATGCTGGGTTCAAACTGGATGTCTCTTGGGCTCTTATTCAGCGTGAAGCCAAGCATTTCGGACCTAGCA ATATTATGCCAAACCGAGTTGTCCACCCTCCAACGGTATCTATCCGACGCGAATCCATGGAAGAATGTACTGTGGTCGTTGACAACCTG GACCCTACGTACTTTCCCGACTCGGCAAGTACCCGCGATATCTTCAATCATTTTGGCCCCGTGTCCCGCACCCATATTCTCTCCTCCAACCCTTTTAAAATTCTCATTCAATTCGATCATGCGGTATCCGCCACTGCGCTAGTGGCTGCCAATGGTCTTAACCTTGGTGGCCGCCCGCTTGTGGCTCGTCGATATGTGGGAGCAATCAACTGTACTCTCAACTCCGCCAATGCTAAAATGCCCCAATCGGCTTCAATGACGATGCCTGTCGCGAGAACTGCCTTTGATCCATTCGGTCAGCAACTTGGCCCCCCTCAGCATCAGGCTCAGTCTCATGTTCAGCATTCTGTTCCATTCCCATTGAATGATCTGGCGTCGCCACTCTCGAGAATGACAACCAGGAGGGGGAGTGAACCATTTTATCTATCGTCATTGGCCCAATTTGAAGTTTTCCAACCCGATCCTCCTCAAACGTTGGCCCGACCTCTGCTGTCCTACCAGGCTCGACCGCAGTCTCAGCCTGTCTCGAATCCGAAGTTTCAACAATCGGAACAATCTGACGTATTGCAGGTGCAAAAATGGCAACAGTTTAATCCGTTTACCGCATTCATGGAGCCTACTGGGGAAATGAATACGCATAATCGGTTCGGTTTGGGTGCGAAACTGACAGGAAACAGCAGCAACGGCAAAAGCGACGGGAATGGCAAATCGGCCTTGACGGAATCGAAATCTTTCGGTACATCAATTTCTATCAATACTCTTAAATCTGATCTCTTTGCACCTCTTCCTTGGCACCCTATTGGAGACAATAAAAGGACTATTAATGAGGCCCTCAAGGAGACGAACAGTTTGACTACTTTACAGAATGGGCCGCACCAGCAACAGGACCCATTAGGACTGAATAAGGCGGCTGTGAAGATTGGCCTTGATGTTCAGGATGAGAACAAGCGTCCTGTGACGAATGCAACTGGATCAATGGCACCGTTGGGTAATACGGCAGTGGAATGTGGGGGGTTGGGTGTGAGGGGGATGCAAGATCGATGGCAGGTTTCGCCTGATTGGTGGCAAGTCCTTTTTCTAAGCCTATAG
- a CDS encoding orotidine-5'-phosphate decarboxylase, putative (Similar to TIGR gene model, INSD accession AAW46659.1) yields the protein MPHPTTLKTYASRIGLHTNPTARRILTIMDRKRTNLCVSVDVTRADEVLEIVKMVGASVCMVKTHCDIIEDFTLEFADKLVELSHQLDFVIFEDRKFADIGNTVSLQYASGTHKIASWSDLTNAHSVPGPGIITGLSSVGLPLGRGLLLLANMSSKGALARGEYTRETVRMAREAGRDFVIGFIAQERVDAEEAQKEEEEEDWLIMSPGVGLAAKGDKLGQQYRTPREVVLEAGADVIIVGRGIYGVQGGEEAVKAEAERYREEGWKAYEERLG from the exons ATGCCGCACCCAACGACGCTCAAGACATACGCCTCGCGCATCGGACTGCACACCAACCCGACCGCGCGGCGGATCCTGACGATCATGGACCGCAAACGCACGAATCTGTGTGTGAGCGTGGACGTGACGAGGGCGGATGAGGTGCTTGAGATTGTGAAAATGGTGGGGGCGAGTGTGTGTATGGTCAAG ACACACTGTGACATTATTGAAGACTTTACACTTGAATTCGCGGACAAGCTTGTCGAGCTTTCGCACCAACTCGATTTTGTGATTTTCGAAGATCGTAAATTTGCCGATATCG GCAATACCGTCTCTTTGCAATACGCGTCGGGGACACACAAAATCGCTTCATGGTCCGACTTGACCAACGCGCACTCCGTCCCTGGACCTGGGATCATCACCGGCTTATCCTCCGTCGGTCTCCCGCTCGGCCGTGGGCTGTTACTGTTGGCCAACATGTCGTCCAAGGGGGCGCTTGCGAGGGGGGAGTATACAAGGGAGACGGTACGGATGGCGCGGGAGGCCGGTCGGGATTTTGTTATCGGGTTCATCGCGCAAGAGCGCGTCGATGCGGAAGAAGCacaaaaagaagaagaggaagaagactgGCTGATCATGTCGCCCGGGGTGGGGTTGGCGGCCAAGGGGGATAAGCTGGGACAGCAGTACAGGACGCCGAGGGAAGTGGTGCTGGAAGCGGGTGCGGATGTGATTATCGTCGGACGAGGGATTTACGGGGTGCAAGGTGGGGAGGAGGCGGTCAAGGCGGAGGCGGAGAGGTATAGGGAGGAAGGGTGGAAGGCTTATGAGGAGAGGTTGGGGTAG